From Parambassis ranga chromosome 9, fParRan2.1, whole genome shotgun sequence, the proteins below share one genomic window:
- the tet3 gene encoding methylcytosine dioxygenase TET3 isoform X1 yields the protein MPRPRAGPGPPPVDIDEFSMDAEDAQPILLPKKCFEKTSSLSKYIEAEHQQAGLFALSSLDVSPYTALDLQKKRRKKCGACTPCLRKENCGTCANCLNRKTGKQICKLRKCEQLKRKQHEGEVEHFEDISQDCWGHPELAAETVHKVTSVDGPRSGGQMEIGSHDRLQEGALSLELANGVNRYHNDDEASMETEQQRAGSVPPRQCWVPGHGKVSDTQKQQSCWSSGSGATPSEPVHHADMEDAHNLVAFSVIAGSLPPSSSSSCPLVQPNTAHLYEKFTQETGAGGANARLSAGAPEGGCQLPEDLNTLQTALSQAKHGHKPPNCDCDGPDCPDYLEWLEKKIKLATCEDQGSRKKADAPPHLQQHSLQHHSQTFQQVNGGPHLSSSCSQQPQAIQGLHPDQVPCSKPPIPCSPQVLSIAKEKNISLQTAIAIDALTQLSGTSPQAAGSPGQAPYKSNPHHHQDTQNITAQTSNDAGLIPSSHSSSSRPQSVPPGLHTSQQAPVSFEHHRPQSHGHPAHVSPLPSTTSPFPGQGKPPSFSPNPQQWQGSGRVSEQSNPWMCIKSEPQSHLATASHSSSDPMSELKQLLGNNSGKFSHVPFKFPAAQHHSLNQSRGIEAQDNQALSRIKQESDSGEHYHHTASMGHYGMANGQQQGQHHLGQAAISHSTQAALQQHLHYKRNLFSNHSSGFPAPGPCAPLSCQNLKKWWPQMEAEGLPHLAIKQEPKEPKKKKNSQGSPVIKAMSGMVEGPPLPKPKQIIIKKTKQKASIPPFLPQTQITIQKPPVLMTDRSPVLTSLHTCPLPSLPFHCNSTQAAAAGHPAPAQSQVSISNSSMTPSSSVSVLSVNTPAPMGPLRLPVAPADHVMLEGAGTLASSNTSTTTPVTSTSPSSTSKLQSLINIDPKYEELIRQFEAEFGDSPPDAAVSQPMEETATAPGPGNQSLISPQDGRPTLSSTSQLVTTTQASLTSHSGDQEMSAEDSKHEPGTQSEATMNHTSTESLMEKQHEGSCQLSRHQEAVVNKQQQPRELQNTFSMPCSPLPKRMKIEASGDTTVLSTICYSEEDTPTKDGLTSPSLKGFLDSPLRYLDTPTKSLLNTPSKDLQAEFPTCTCVEQILEKDEGPYYNHLGSGPTVASIRTLMEERYGEKGDAIRVEKVVYTGREGKSSRGCPIAKWVIRRGSEKEKLLCLVRHRAGHHCDNAVIIILILAWEGIPRGLADKLYSELSATITKYGNPTSRRCGLNDDRTCACQGKDPETCGASFSFGCSWSMYFNGCKYARSKMPRKFRLQGDHPEEEDKLRDNFQNLATEVAPLYKQLAPQAYTNQCVSEQKAPECRLGLKEGRPFSGVTACMDFCAHAHKDQHNLYNGCTVVCTLTKEDNRKVGEIPEDEQLHVLPLYKVSPTDEFGSEEGQRLKMKTGAIQVLQAFRREVRKLPEPAKSCRQRRLDAKKAASEKKKNKLMQQAGETPEKTVVKAEVCISNSPQPQCNKAIMNQDVKPNIKKEPFNGSLDGYPVQAADLFNNIYPHPAYYARGGLPPTGQPSAPDAVNGYHPGLPAMPYGYYNYSNDALFRPKLRTYEGRNGSSPKIGSKAAQVDQKPDIQSLQARLAQPFLGHQEQSNQPNHSAYTQPADHNPSRPSSVSSEASNRGTPLIKQEPMDVPVYEGTLPNQVVPNTSRATPQPAPWPGHKLNGSIIPTTWDGHPNHKQNPEASSLTLEKQQFHQHPQRQPSPYPQQWTSYVGSNSKAMMVSPAQSPSLQVPPSPSQSPHLGTARQANIHQASPCPASPRPSTPHTGTPQPGTPRHWASSAPSPQPNAWPMGHAAYSPGLKHSNPSGAYPDKIWSKTGESRCSTPLGLQEKAWKSCGGSVAGSTPSPAPEGRLFPDALQQSDQAYCNPSRAESDVESTKHSEYDEDEVWSDSEHNFLDPNIGGVAVAPAHGCILIECARRELHATTPIKRPDRTHPTRISLVFYQHKNLNQPMHGLALWEAKMKLLAERALQRQQKAALLGLSQDDIKTLGKKRKWGSLVAGASPGPGQSIDKEGPVTRFAHTFHTNSVVTVSPYAFTRVTGPYSHFV from the exons ATGCCCAGACCAAGGGCCGGGCCTGGTCCACCACCTGTAGATATTGACGAATTCTCAATGGATGCTGAGGATGCTCAGCCTATCCTCCTACCAAAGAAATGTTTTGAGAAAACCTCTTCACTGAGCAAATATATAGAGGCTGAACACCAGCAAGCGGGACTGTTTGCTCTGTCTTCACTGGATGTCTCCCCTTACACTGCTCTCGACCTccagaagaaaaggaggaagaaatgTGGGGCCTGCACTCCCTGCCTCCGCAAAGAGAACTGCGGTACTTGCGCAAACTGTCTGAACCGCAAGACGGGGAAACAGATCTGCAAGCTGcgcaaatgtgaacagctgaaGAGGAAACAGCACGAGGGGGAG GTGGAACATTTTGAAGACATCAGTCAAGACTGCTGGGGACATCCTGAACTGGCAGCAGAG ACTGTTCACAAAGTCACTTCAGTGGATGGCCCCAGAAGTGGAGGCCAGATGGAAATTGGGTCACATGACCGCCTCCAGGAAGGCGCATTGAGCCTGGAACTGGCCAATGGGGTGAATCGCTACCATAATGATGATGAGGCATCTATGGAAACAGAGCAGCAAAGGGCAGGAAGTGTGCCTCCAAGGCAATGTTGGGTGCCAGGACATGGCAAGGTCAGTGACACCCAAAAACAGCAATCATGTTGGAGCAGCGGCAGTGGTGCTACCCCCAGTGAGCCTGTCCACCATGCAGACATGGAGGATGCCCACAATCTGGTGGCTTTTTCTGTCATTGCTGGCTCCttgcctccatcttcttcctcttcctgccctCTCGTACAGCCTAACACAGCCCATCTGTATGAGAAGTTTACCCAGGAGACAGGTGCTGGGGGGGCTAATGCCAGACTCTCTGCAGGGGCTCCAGAGGGAGGCTGCCAACTTCCAGAAGATCTAAACACCCTACAGACAGCACTGAGCCAAGCCAAGCATGGACACAAGCCCCCTAACTGCGACTGTGATGGGCCTGACTGTCCAGACTATCTTGAGTGGCTGGAGAAGAAGATTAAGTTAGCAACATGTGAGGATCAAGGTTCCCGCAAAAAGGCTGATGCTCCCCCACACTTACAGCAACACAGTTTGCAGCATCATTCTCAAACCTTTCAACAGGTGAATGGCGGCCCccacctttcttcttcatgctcaCAGCAACCACAGGCAATTCAAGGCCTTCATCCAGATCAAGTGCCCTGCTCCAAACCCCCAATTCCCTGCTCTCCCCAGGTGCTCTCCATAGCCAAGGAAAAGAACATCAGTCTTCAGACAGCCATTGCCATAGATGCCCTTACCCAGTTATCTGGTACCAGCCCACAAGCTGCTGGTTCTCCAGGTCAAGCTCCCTACAAAAGTAACCCCCATCACCACCAAGATACCCAAAATATCACAGCTCAGACTTCCAATGATGCTGGCCTAATCCCGTCCAGCCACTCATCTTCCTCGCGCCCTCAGTCCGTCCCTCCAGGACTACACACTAGCCAGCAGGCCCCTGTGTCATTTGAGCACCACAGGCCACAGTCCCATGGCCACCCAGCCCATGTTTCCCCACTCCCATCCACTACCTCTCCTTTCCCAGGTCAGGGAAAACCTCCAAGCTTCAGCCCGAATCCccagcagtggcagggctcagGCAGAGTCTCTGAACAGAGTAATCCATGGATGTGTATAAAGTCCGAGCCCCAGTCTCACCTTGCCACTGCATCTCACAGTAGCTCAGACCCCATGTCAGAGCTGAAGCAATTGCTTGGTAACAACAGTGGTAAGTTCAGCCATGTCCCTTTTAAGTTTCCAGCTGCACAGCACCACAGCTTGAACCAGAGTCGGGGTATTGAGGCTCAGGACAACCAAGCATTGTCCAGGATAAAACAAGAGTCAGACTCTGGTGAGCACTACCATCACACTGCCTCCATGGGACATTATGGCATGGCTAATGGTCAACAGCAGGGTCAGCACCACCTTGGCCAAGCAGCCATCAGCCACTCTACTCAGGCAGCTTTGCAACAGCACCTTCACTACAAGAGGAACCTCTTCTCTAACCACTCCTCTGGCTTTCCAGCACCAGGCCCATGTGCACCTCTGAGTTGCCAAAACTTGAAAAAATGGTGGCCACAAATGGAGGCAGAAGGATTGCCACATCTGGCCATCAAACAGGAACCCAAGGAacccaagaagaaaaaaaacagccaaggATCTCCTGTCATTAAAGCTATGAGTGGGATGGTTGAAGGCCCTCCTCTCCCCAAACCCAAACAAATAATCATTAAGAAAACTAAGCAGAAAGCCTCCATACCACCCTTCTTGCCTCAGACCCAGATCACCATACAAAAACCACCAGTCCTCATGACTGACAGATCCCCAGTCCTAACCAGCCTTCACACAtgtcctctcccctctctgcccTTCCACTGTAACTCcactcaggctgctgctgcaggccacCCTGCCCCAGCCCAATCTCAGGTATCCATTTCCAACTCCTCAATGACTCCCTCTTCCAGTGTTTCTGTATTGTCTGTAAACACTCCAGCTCCAATGGGGCCTCTGCGTCTACCTGTGGCACCTGCAGATCATGTTATGTTAGAAGGAGCAGGCACCCTGGCATCCAGTaacaccagcaccaccacacCTGTGACCTCCACATCTCCATCCAGCACCTCAAAATTACAGAGTCTCATTAACATAGACCCGAAGTATGAAGAACTTATCCGGCAGTTTGAGGCTGAATTTGGGGACTCACCCCCAGatgcagctgtcagtcagccCATGGAGGAGACTGCTACAGCTCCTGGACCAGGGAATCAATCACTGATTAGTCCTCAAGATGGCAGGCCTACATTATCATCCACCTCCCAGTTGGTTACCACCACTCAAGCTAGCTTAACATCTCATTCAGGCGATCAGGAGATGTCAGCAGAAGACAGCAAGCATGAGCCAGGGACCCAAAGTGAAGCAACAATGAACCACACATCCACAGAAAGTCTAATGGAGAAGCAGCATGAGGGGTCCTGTCAGTTATCTCGGCATCAGGAGGCAGTTGtgaacaagcagcagcagcccagaGAGTTGCAGAATACTTTCAGCATGCCATGTTCTCCACTGCCTAAACGCATGAAGATTGAAGCTTCGGGTGATACAACAGTACTGTCCACCATATGCTATTCTGAGGAGGACACACCGACTAAGGATGGTTTAACCTCTCCATCACTCAAAGGCTTCCTAGATTCTCCTTTACGCTACTTGGACACCCCCACTAAGAGCTTGCTAAATACTCCATCCAAGGATCTGCAGGCAGAGTTCCCCACCTGTACCTGCGTTG AACAAATCCTGGAGAAAGATGAAGGGCCCTATTACAATCACCTGGGATCTGGACCTACTGTAGCCTCCATAAGAACTCTGATGGAGGAAAG GTACGGAGAGAAAGGAGATGCCATCAGGGTTGAGAAGGTTGTGTacacaggcagagaggggaagagCTCACGTGGATGTCCCATTGCTAAGTGG GTGATCCGTCGAGGCAGCGAGAAAGAGAAACTGCTGTGTCTGGTGCGCCATCGTGCAGGCCACCACTGTGACAACgctgtcatcatcatcctcattttGGCCTGGGAAGGTATACCAAGGGGCCTGGCTGACAAGTTGTACAGTGAGCTCAGTGCAACCATTACCAAATACGGCAACCCCACCAGCCGACGCTGTGGCCTCAATGATGA TCGTACCTGTGCCTGTCAAGGAAAGGACCCTGAAACTTGTGGTGCCTCCTTCTCCTTTGGCTGTTCCTGGAGTATGTACTTTAATGGCTGTAAGTACGCTCGAAGCAAAATGCCACGCAAGTTCAGGCTACAAGGAGATCACCCCGAAGAG GAGGATAAACTCAGGGATAACTTCCAGAATCTGGCAACTGAGGTGGCTCCTTTGTACAAGCAACTGGCACCACAGGCCTACACTAATCAG tgtgtgtcagagcaaaAAGCTCCGGAGTGTAGGCTGGGCTTGAAGGAAGGCAGGCCATTCTCTGGAGTCACCGCTTGCATGGACTTTTGTGCCCATGCTCATAAGGACCAGCACAACCTCTACAATGGCTGCACAGTG GTGTGTACTTTAACTAAAGAGGACAACCGTAAAGTGGGGGAAATCCCTGAAGATGAACAACTTCATGTCTTGCCTCTTTACAAAGTATCCCCGACAGATGAGTTTGGCAGTGAGGAAGGCCAGCGCCTCAAGATGAAGACAGGAGCCATCCAGGTCCTTCAGGCTTTCCGTCGTGAGGTACGCAAGTTGCCCGAGCCTGCCAAGTCCTGCCGACAGCGCAGACTCGACGCCAAGAAGGCTgcctcagagaagaagaagaataagcTCATGCAACAGGCAGGGGAGACACCGGAGAAAACAGTGGTGAAAGCTGAAGTCTGCATCAGCAATTCCCCTCAACCCCAATGCAATAAAG CAATTATGAATCAAGACGTGAAGCCCAACATCAAAAAGGAGCCCTTCAACGGATCACTAGATGGATACCCTGTGCAGGCAGCAGACCTGTTTAATAACATCTATCCACACCCTGCCTACTATGCAAGGGGAGGCCTTCCCCCAACTGGCCAGCCCTCTGCACCTGATGCAGTAAATGGttaccaccccggtctgcctgCCATGCCCTATGGCTACTACAACTACTCAAACGATGCACTTTTCCGCCCTAAGCTGAGGACCTATGAAGGTCGAAATGGCTCTTCGCCCAAAATAGGCAGTAAAGCTGCCCAGGTAGATCAGAAGCCCGACATTCAGAGCCTTCAGGCCAGACTGGCCCAGCCCTTTCTCGGCCACCAAGAGCAAAGCAACCAACCAAACCACAGCGCTTACACTCAGCCTGCAGACCACAACCCGTCCCGTCCTTCCTCTGTATCCTCTGAGGCCTCTAACAGAGGCACTCCACTCATCAAACAGGAGCCTATGGATGTGCCAGTCTATGAAGGCACATTGCCAAACCAGGTTGTTCCCAACACATCTAGAGCCACCCCACAGCCTGCACCCTGGCCTGGGCACAAGCTTAATGGAAGTATTATTCCCACCACCTGGGATGGCCATCCAAACCATAAACAAAATCCAGAAGCCTCATCATTGACTctggaaaagcagcagtttcaCCAGCATCCACAGCGGCAGCCCTCCCCTTACCCCCAGCAGTGGACATCATATGTTGGCTCAAACTCAAAGGCCATGATGGTTTCTCCAGCCCAATCGCCATCACTCCAGGTACCTCCTTCTCCATCGCAGTCTCCTCACTTAGGCACAGCCCGACAGGCTAACATACACCAAGCCTCACCATGCCCTGCCAGCCCACGCCCCAGCACCCCTCACACAGGTACACCACAGCCAGGCACCCCCAGGCACTGGGCCAGCTCTGCTCCCAGCCCTCAGCCAAATGCTTGGCCCATGGGGCATGCAGCATACAGCCCTGGTTTAAAGCACAGCAATCCTTCAGGAGCCTATCCCGACAAGATCTGGTCTAAGACCGGGGAAAGCCGGTGTTCCACTCCTCTTGGGCTTCAAGAAAAGGCCTGGAAGTCTTGTGGAGGTTCTGTAGCAGGCAGCACCCCCTCCCCTGCCCCTGAGGGACGCCTCTTCCCTGATGCCCTGCAGCAGTCAGATCAAGCCTACTGCAACCCCAGCAGAGCTGAGAGTGATGTTGAGAGCACTAAGCATAGTGAATATGATGAGGACGAGGTGTGGTCTGACAGCGAGCACAACTTCCTGGATCCCAACATTGGTGGTGTAGCAGTAGCACCAGCCCATGGCTGTATACTGATTGAATGTGCCCGTCGGGAGCTACATGCTACCACTCCAATTAAAAGGCCCGATCGCACCCACCCGACCCGTATCTCTCTGGTCTTCTACCAGCACAAGAACCTCAACCAGCCAATGCATGGCCTGGCTCTGTGGGAAGCAAAAATGAAGCTGCTGGCAGAGCGAGCGCTGCAGAGGCAGCAAAAAGCGGCTCTCCTCGGTCTTTCCCAGGACGACATCAAGACGCTTGGGAAGAAACGCAAGTGGGGGTCATTGGTGGCAGGTGCCAGTCCAGGACCTGGACAATCTATAGACAAGGAGGGTCCAGTGACACGTTTCGCCCATACTTTCCACACCAACTCTGTTGTTACTGTGTCTCCCTATGCCTTCACCCGCGTCACCGGGCCCTACAGCCACTTTGTCTGA